The sequence GCTCcatctttccccctcctccagcccagtCTTAGGCCCACAACATCAAGTTTCTGTCCCTCCGTCTCACTCCAGACCATTTTTCTGACCTGCCTTTCAGCTGCCTGCTGGAACGGCGACTTCTTTGCAGGTGCGAGCAGTCATGCCCTGCGTGCTGTGCTCGTTctgcttgttcatttgttcattcgttCAGCCATCCATCACCCAAGTCTCCCGGAGGGCCTGTCCCGGCCCAGCTTTGGAAGGCTGCAGTAACAGGGTAGAGTCAGTCTTGGCCTTTGAAACCAGCTGGTGAAAGAGCCAGTGCACATATCATTTTAAAGAAGGTGCTTCAGGGGGCACAGGTGGCTTGGtcaggtgtccaactcttggtttcagctcgttTCTTgaactcagggtggtgagttcaagccctgcgttgggctccacactgggtgtggagcctacttaaaaaagaagaaggtgctTTGACAGTTTCTACCACAGGACCCTGCTCTAGGCCTTCAGGAACGGCCTGAGGACAAGTGGGACTAAAGGCTGAAGGGGTGGTACGTTCAGCACCAGCACAGATGAACAGCACTCCTGCATCCCACCTGCCATCCCCCTCCAGTCCCTGTGTACTCTGTTTGTAATAACACCTCTCATCTGGGCTAACTTCAAAAGGCACTGTTTTGTGCAGGTGACTTTGGCACCAAGAGGCCTAATAAACTCCAAAATCTTCAGCTGGACATTCAAGGCCTGCCAAGCTCTCTTGTCAGTCTCCCTTTCAGCATGTGCTTAGCCCAGTCAAAGGGCTGCAGATCTGGTTTTTTGTTCCTCATCCCATAAGGTTGGAGACGTCCCCCTCAGAAGCACTGGCTCCCTATGGTCCCcactgggggcagagggagtctTGTTACcaatggtaaataaaaatatttctccttcaGGTAATTTAGTAGAATTCTGCTACTTCTCTCCAGTAAGAATTGGTACATGTCACAGAGTGTAGCTGGCTTACTGAGCAGTAGGTCACAAGGCCACATCCTGCTGGAGGGTGTGGAATGTGAATCAGGCCTAAAGCACAGGTGGCGTCTGGTTTCAGCAGTGTGTAGTCGGTGGCACGCTGGCCTGGGAGGCATGTCTTCTGAGGCGGGTTGCCCAGGCTCTGGCTCCCCATCTCACCAGTGAACCTAACCTTAGCCCTTGCTTTAGTCCCCCCCGTGTCTTCACCTCCAAAACTGACATCATGATGGTGTCTCTCTGACAGTGTTATCATGAGGGATTCAAAGATCTGTTGAGTTGCCTTGTGTCTGGAGTCAAAGTGTAACTTACAGTTCCACTCTCTACCTCCACTAACTCCCCAAAAAGCTTATTCTGGGTCTTAGGGAGCGTCAGTGGGCATGCGATGCCACACAgtgcctgggatggagcccatggcCAAGCTGCTGGGGGGCCTGGGCCCTGGCTGGCAGGGCAGTGGCGGGTAGGCCTGCACCtttggcctggcctggcctggcctggggggTGCCATCATCTTGCTGAGCGATgattcttctctgttctctcGCAGCTTCCTCTTCACTGTGCCCGGCGGATGTTTGCCTCGCAAACTGAGGGGGAGCTCAAAGTGACCCAAATACTCAAAGAAAAGTTTCCTGGAGCTACAGCTATCAAAGTCACTGACATTTCAGGTAAGgtttttctgtcctcttttccACAGGGATTTTGCCCTTGGcaaggggcagggggctgggcagaGCACACTCACCATCAGCAGCTTCTCAATATGTGAGACTTTTGGACGGATGGAATTCAGCCTCTCCCAGCTGATGGCGTGGAGGTGGGGACATGAAAGCGTCAGAGGGAAACTGTGTGTGGGGATAAGGCCCGGCTGGGAGGACTTGTTGTGGCTGTTAGCCTCACCTGGGTCGGATGAGGTCCCTCTCAGTCACCCTAGGGCTCAGGTCCACAGTCTTTAATTTGATTTGAAGATGAACATTACTTTactttctccacatttttctGGAAGGTGAGCTGGAGCAGACCTCAGAAGGATTTTATCCTTTTGAAAATAACTTCCTTAATTTCCTCACGAGGAGCCGAGCCCAGAAAGGCCAGAGAACCTGCCCAGGCCCTCCCAGGGAGGAGGTGGCAGAACTGGAACCAGCACCAGGACACAGGGGGACACAGGCAGACTCTGTCCTCAGTCCCTGTGCTGGGGAGGTGAGTTCTGCACCCACAGGCCAGGAGGACAGGACCTTTGTCCAGTCACACGTGTGGAACAGCTCAGCAGGGACAGTTAGGTGGGCGTTCACATATATCTTTGACATCCTGCATTGCCATGAGGGCTCACTGCTTCTCTGAGAACCTAACCTCTGCAAGCACTGGGAGAAAGTTTAGAAAGTAGTTTTTATGGGAAACTACAGACAAATTCATCAATCCAAAGACCCGTTGTTATGGGAGGTCAGGAGAGCCCCCTCTGTGATGTCCCAGCTCTGAGGTCTTGACCTTCCTAGTCCTACACCTGCCCCAGGCCTGGGTCACGCAGAGCTGGAACTTGACCTTTGGTCTGGGTCTGCCTCACCCTGGATGGAGTGTGGAAAGGGAATCAAGGCCAGGAAGCTTGGTTAAGCAAAGCTCGTATTCCTGGTATGCATAAAGCCTGATGAGTAACTTGCACTTCTCACAAACTGGCTGGGTGCTCCGAGCACAGGGGACATGTGGTCTCTTGCCCACATTGGTTCATGCTAGAACAGCATACTTCATCGGTCATCGGCATGAGCTTCCCAGCCATGTGGGTGCAGGTGGATGTGTCCACCACAGGGTCTGCCTTGACAGCTCTACCAGAAATCTATTCCCGCCCCATGGAAGCCCAGGATGAGACCCTTGAGGCTGCTCACAGACCAGGAGGGCCTAAAGAGAGCccgtgcaggggcgcctgggtggtgcagttggtgaagcatctgcctttggctcaggtcctgaccttaggatcctgggatcgagccccatgtccggctcccagcttagcagggagcctgcttcttcctctcccagtgctgctccccctgcttgtgctctctctctctttctgtcaaataagtaaatctttaaaaagagagagagacctatGCAGCTCCATGGTCACCATGTCTGTGACCTCCACTGTCCTGCTGTGTCCCTTTCTCCTGCTTCCATTCCTGTCTTTTCTTTGCATTAGTATTATACAGgtttttttcaaaacaaactttagtgtgtttttgcatttttaaaaagactgattgCCGGGGCGCCtaggtcactcagtgggttatagcctctgccttcagcttgggtcatgatcccgggggtcctgggatcgagctccgaatcgggctctctgctcagcagggagcctgcttcctcctcctctctgcctgcctctctctgcctacttgtgatctctgtcaaataaataaacttaaaaatcgttaaaaaaaaaaagactgattgcCACTCCTTTGGAAGGCTGAACAAGGAAATTCGGCCTCTCCCATCCCTCTTCCATGGGGTTTCTTGGCCTGTCAACAAAAACACAAGGCAAACTGACATTTCCTAGGCCTTCCATGCTCTGTGCTGTCTCTTCCGTGCCCCGCAGGCATAATCCTGGGTGAGTGCATCTGGCTTGCAAAAGGAA comes from Mustela nigripes isolate SB6536 chromosome 7, MUSNIG.SB6536, whole genome shotgun sequence and encodes:
- the BOLA3 gene encoding bolA-like protein 3 isoform X1, whose product is MAAWSPAVVAPLLRGIRGLPLHCARRMFASQTEGELKVTQILKEKFPGATAIKVTDISGELEQTSEGFYPFENNFLNFLTRSRAQKGQRTCPGPPREEVAELEPAPGHRGTQADSVLSPCAGEVSSAPTGQEDRTFVQSHVWNSSAGTVRWAFTYIFDILHCHEGSLLL